One window of the Triticum dicoccoides isolate Atlit2015 ecotype Zavitan chromosome 3B, WEW_v2.0, whole genome shotgun sequence genome contains the following:
- the LOC119279081 gene encoding 40S ribosomal protein S24-1-like → MAVTLHTRKFMTNRLLARKQFVLEVIHPSRANVSKSELKQRLAKVYEVKDPNCIFVFCTHFEFGLIYDNLQIHWEAAKVLVMAHAAAPEGKLKAIYKKYSCEQYGRVSLRPPTVAAP, encoded by the exons ATGGCGGTCACCCTTCACACCCGCAAGTTCATGACCAACCGCCTGCTCGCCCGCAAGCAGTTCGTGCTCGAGGTCATCCACCCCAGTCGCGCCAACGTCTCCAAG TCGGAGTTGAAGCAGAGGCTCGCCAAGGTGTACGAGGTGAAGGACCCCAACTGCATCTTCGTGTTCTGCACCCACTTTGAATTCGGTCTCATCTACGACAACCTCCAGATTCACTG GGAGGCTGCCAAGGTGCTCGTCATGGCGCACGCGGCTGCTCCAGAGGGCAAGCTCAAGGCCATCTACAAGAAGTACTCATGTGAGCAATATGGGCGCGTGTCCCTGCGCCCTCCGACAGTGGCCGCTCCTTAG